Genomic segment of Xanthobacter dioxanivorans:
CCTCTCCTCGTGGACCTCGCCTTGCAGGGCGGGGGCTCCCATGGCGCCTTCACCTGGGGCGTGCTCGACCGGCTGCTCGAGGAAAGCTGGCTCCAGATCGACGGCATCTCCGGCACCTCCGCCGGCGCCATGAACGCCGCCGTGCTCGCCGACGGCTACGCGGCCGGCGGATCGGAGGGGGCACGCGCGGCGCTCGACCGCTACTGGCGCGCGGTGGCCGACGCCGCCCGCTTCAGCCCGTTCCAGCGCGGCCCGCTCGACCGCATGATGGGCCGCTGGACGCTGGACAACTCGCCCCTCTTCGTGGGCATGGACCTCATGTCCCGCCTGTTCTCCCCGTACGACCTCAATCCCGGCAACATCAATCCGCTGAAGAAGATCCTCGACGAGAACATCGACTTCGAGCGGCTGAAGGGCTCGCCCATCCGCCTCTTCATCACCGCCACCAACGTGCGCACCGGGCGCGGGCGGGTGTTCCGCAACGCCGAGATCTCGGCCGACGTGCTGCTCGCCTCCGCCTGCCTGCCCACCATGTTCCAGGCCATCGAGATCGACGGCGAGGCCTATTGGGACGGCGGCTATTCCGGCAACCCCACCATGACGCCGCTGGTGCGGGAGCTGAGCTCCGACGACACCATCCTCATCCCCATCAATCCGGTGGAGCGGCCGGGCACGCCGCGCTCGGCGGCCGAGATCATGAACCGCCTCAACGAGGTGTCGTTCAACTCGGTGCTGCTCAAGGAGCTGCGCATGATCGCGCTGCTGCGCAAGGTGGCGGACCCCGGCAATTCCGAGGGCGCCGAATGGGCGAAGATGCGCATCCACATGGTGCCCAACCGGCTGATGGCGAACCTCGGCTATTCCTCCAAGCTCAATGCCGAATGGGACTTCCTGAGCATGCTCAAGGCGGAGGGCCGCAAGGCGGGCGACGAATTCCTCGAACGTTTCGGCGACCGGCTCGGGATCGAGTCGACGGTGGACCTCGACGTGCTGCTGGAAGGAGTGTGAGCCATGGGTCTGATCGGCATCCTCGTCGGCCTCTCCATCCTCATCTACCTCGCCTTCCGCGGCTCCTCGATCCTGATCCTGGCGCCGATCGCGGGCCTCATCGCCGCCGCCTTCTCCGGCGAGCCGCTGCTGGCGAGCTGGACCCAGACCTTCATGCGCAACGCGGCGGACTTCGTCGCGCAGTTCTTCCCCCTGTTCCTGCTCGGCGCGCTGTTCGGCAAGCTGATGGAGGATTCCGGCTCGGTCACCTCCATCGCCAATTTCATGACGGTGAAGCTCGGCGCCCAGCGGGCCATCCTCGCCGTGGTGCTGGCGGGCGCCATCGTCACCTATGGCGGCGTGAGCCTGTTCGTCGCCTTCTTCGTGCTCGCGCCCATGGGCGTCGCCCTGTTCCGCTCGGCCGGGGTGCCGCGTCGGCTGACGCCGGCGGCCATCGCGCTCGGTACCTCCACCTTCACCATGTCGGCCATGCCCGGCACGCCGTCCATCCAGAACGCCATTCCCATGCCGTTCTTCGGCACCACGCCGTTCGCGGCGCCGGGGCTGGGCATCATTGCCTCGTTGATCATGCTGGCCTTCGGCATGTGGTGGCTGAAGCGGCGGGAGACGGCGGCGCGGGCGCTGGGCGAGGGCTTCGGCGCCTTCACCGCGCCGGCCGACGAATCGGCGGAGGAGGCGGCGGACGATCCCATCGTGCGCGAGCGGGCCACCACCGCCGGCCCGTTCGACCCGGCGGAGATCCACCGCAGCGAGGCGGCGCAAAAGAACCCGCCCATCCTGCTTGCGGCCCTGCCCATCGTCGTGGTGATCGTTGTCAACCTGCTCATGTCCTTCGCCATCCTGCCGCGCATGGACACCTCCTTCCTGGCCAAGCCGGAATGGGGCGGCATCGGCCTGTCGGCGGTGGGCGGCGTGTGGTCGGTGATCGTGGCGCTGGCCGCCGCCATCGTCACGGTGATCGCCATCAACTTCCGCAGCGTGCCGGAGCTGCGCGCCACCATGACGGCGGGCGCCAACGCCTCGGTGCTGCCGATCCTGTCGGTGGCGAGCCTGGTCGGCTTCGGAGCCATCGTCGCCGCGCTTCCCGCCTTCGCCGACGTGCGCAACTGGGTGCTCGGCATCGGCGGCGGGCCGCTGGTGTCGCTGGCGGTGGCCACCAACATCCTCGCGGCGCTCACCGGCTCGGCCTCGGGCGGCCTCACCATCGCCCTCGACGCCCTGGGGCCCACCTACATGAAGATCGCCCATGAGATCGGCATGGACCCCGCCCTCATGCACCGGGTGGCGGTGATCGGCTCGGGCACCCTCGACAGCCTGCCCCACAACGGCGCGGTGGTGACGCTGCTGTCGGTGTGCGGCGTCACCCACAAGGAAGGCTATCTCGACATCGTCATGGCGGCGGTGGTGGGCGCGCTCATCGCCCTCGCCGCGGTGATCGTGCTCGGCTCCCTGGTCGGCAGCTTCTGACGGGGCAGGCTCATCGCCGCCGGCCTCGCCGCGAGGATCGGGATCGCCGCGAGGATCGGGATCGGGCGCATTTTCGCGTTTCAAGGACCGGCGAAAATGCTCTAGATCAAACGTTATCCGACCACCAGCACGCACAGCGGGGGACATGCCGGCCACCTTCCAGGTTTCGGGCTTCATCACGTTCACCCTCGCAATCGTGGTGTACTTCATCGGCGCGGGGCTCAACGGCGTGATCGCGCCGCTGCGCCGCTGGAACATTCCGGAGGCGGTCACCGGCGGCATCCTCGCGGCGCTCGCGACCCTCTTCGCCTATCGCGCCCTGGGCCTCGCCATCTCCTTCGACCTTGCGGCACGCGACATGCTGCTGCTCTACTTCTTCACCGGCATCGGCCTCAACGCGCGGCTGTCGGACCTCGCCACCGGCGGGCGGCCGCTGCTGATCCTGCTGCTGCTGACGGTGGTCTACCTTGCCGTGCAGAACGTGGTGGCGGTGGGCAGCGCCGCCGCCCTCGGCCTGCCCAAGGGCATCGCGCCGCTGCTCGGCTCGGTGTCGCTCATCGGCGGCCACGGCACCACCATCGCCTGGGCGCCGCTGATCTCGGAGCGCTTCGGCCTGCCCAACGCGCTGGAGGTGGGCATCGCCAGCGCCACCCTCGGCCTGGTCATCGCCAGCCTCGTGGGCGGTCCGGTGGCCGGCATCCTCATCAACCGCTTCAAGCTGAGCAGCGAGGAGCTGCTGCCGCCCATGGTCGGCCTGCCCGACAACGACGTGGGACCCGAGGCGGGCAAGGTCACCTATCGCAACATCCTGAGCGCGCTGCTGGTGCTCAACGTGGTCATCCTCATCGCCTATTCGCTGGAAGGGGTGGTGGAGATGACCGGCATCAAGCTGCCGCTGTTCGTGGTGTGCCTGCTGGTGGCCATCGTGCTCACCAACACGCTGCCCCACGCCATGCCGCGCATGGCCTGGCCGGCGCGCACGTCGGCGCTGGCGCTGATCTCGGACCTGTCGCTGAAGATCTTCCTCGCCATGTCGCTGATGAGCATGCAGCTGTGGACGCTGGGCGGCCTCGGGCCGGCGCTGGCTTTGGTGCTCGGGCTGCAGACGCTGGTGGCGGTGGCCTTCATCCTGTTCGTGGTGTTCCCGGCCATGGGCCGCAACTACCAGGCGGCGGTGCTCTCCGCCGGCTTCACCGGCATCAGCCTCGGGGCGACGCCCACCGCCATCGCCAACATGACGGCGGTGACGCGCACCCACGGGCCGGCGCCGCTCGCCTTCATCATCCTGCCGCTGGTCTCGGCCTTCTTCATCGACATCGCCAACGCGCTCGCCATCGGCTTCATGATCCGCTAGAGCGCGATCCGAGCAAATTGGGTCAATTTGCTCGGTGAATCGCCCTCTAACTATAAGAAAGAGGACGCGTTATCCGACCAGCTTGCGATGCAAGCCGGTCGGCGCGTGCTCTAGAGCGCGATCCGAGCCAATTGGTTCAATTTGCTCGGTGAATCGCCCTTTAAACCATGGAATGGAGGCGGATCTCAGCCGCCGACCGAGCAGCTCGCGGCCTCCAGCTGCTTGCGCACCAGCTCGCGCATGCCCCGCTCGCGCACGAAGGCCCGCACCGCCACGATGCCCTCCAGCGCCGGGGATTCGATGACGAGGCGGTCGGCGGCGGTGATTTCCTCGTCTTCCGGCAGAGCGGCCTTTTGGCTCGCCGTCATCAGATCAAGCTCGATGACCTTGCCCGCCGCCTGGTCGCTCAGCGCATAGAAGGCGAGTCCCTCCGCCGTGTAGAACGAGACGGAGGTATAATCCGCCGTCGCCGGCACCCGCACTTTCAGCGCGCCCTCGGAGAGGTCGTAGAGGCAGACGGCGGAGATGAAAGCCGGGTCCATCATTGGCAGTGCGGTCTCGCGCGGGGTCGGGTCCGGCAGCAGCACCAGCACGTTGGCGTCGGTGCGCTCGGACAGGCGCGCATAGGCGTTGCGCTCGGCCAGCGCCGGCATGGCCAGGATGGAGACGATGTGGGCGATGGCGGCCAGCACCAGGGTGAAGGCGGCCGGCAGCAGCAGCCCCAGCGGCGAGCCGATGCGCGGGCGCGACAGGTGGATGTGCGGCCGGGGGATCCGCGCCGCCAGCCGGCGCAGCCGGACGCCAAGGCCGGCGGCCTCCTCGCGCAGCTCGTCGAGGGCGGTCACAGGCAGGCCTCCCGACTGATGCGCGGCAGGCCGCCCGCATCGGCGGCGCCGGAGGTAAAGGAAAACGGCGCGTCGTAGAGGCGCAGCGCCACCTTCAGCCGCGGCCGGGCGCCGGTGGGCAGCCAGTTGCCCGGGCGGGCGCGGGGTGAGAGGCGGATGTCAATGGCCCCGTCGTCGCGATAGACCGTCTCCGCGCTGGTGAAGCCGTAGCGGCCCGCATCGTTGGCGATGAGCTGGCCGTCCTGATCCATCACGGTGAGGGTCCACAGCCGTGCCTGCGGCAGCATGCCGACGATGCGTGTCTCGCAGCGCCCGTCCAGCGGCGCGCCCCCGTCATCGGTGGTGGCGAGGAACAGCAAGCCGTCCGCCAGCTCCAGCGGCAGCTCGCCCGAGCGGGCGAAGGCGGCGCGGGCATAGGGGTCGGCCTTCACCGTGCCGGCGCGCGGCCAGCCTTCCCATGCGCCGGAACGCACCACGTCGAGCCCGCGCGAATGGGTCACGGAAAACCACGTGACGCCGAGCCCGAGCATGGTGGCGACGAGAAGCGTGAAGGCGAGGGGCAGGAGGCGCACGGCACGTCCTAGGGAGTTTCCCCTCCCTTCTAGAGCAGGGGCCGACCCGCTGGCAACGCGGGCCTGCGGGATCGTGCCCGCCGAAGGCCCGGGTTCAGCGCCGTCGGCGGATCAGGACCCGGTGCGGGGGAGGAGTTCGCCGAGCAGCGCGCGACTCGCCTCCGGCAGGGGCAGGGGGCGGCGGTGCGCCATGTCGAACAACACGATCACGGTTTCCGCCGTGGCGGTGCAGGCGCCGTTCTGGAACAGGGCCTGCCGCATGGTCACCGAGGACCGCCCGATCGCCGTCACCCCGGTGCCGATCTCCACCTGTCCCGGCCAGTGCATCTCGGCGATGTAGTCGAGCACGAGACGGGCGATGACGAAGCCGGCGCCCGCCGGCGCGATCGGCCGGCCGGCATCGAGCAGGACCCGGGTGCGCCCGGTTTCCAGGAAGGTGGAGAACACCGCGTTGTTCACGTGGCCGAGCTTGTCGGTGTCGCCGTAGCGGATGGTGTCCACCGCCTTGACCGGGAAGTCCTCCAGGCGCGGCAAAGGGGGCCTTGCGCGGGCGGACATCAGGCGCCGGGCCCCAGGGCGCGCCAGCCGATGTCGGTGCGGTAGAAGCCGTCCGGCCAGTCGATGCGCGCTAGCGCCGCGTACGCGCGCTCGCGGGCGGCGGCGAGGGAGGGGCCGGTGGCGGTCACGTTCAGCACCCGCCCGCCGTTGGAGACGAGGCCGGAACCCTTGCGCCGCGTGCCGGCCTGGAACACCAGCGCGCCCTCCACCTCGCCCGCC
This window contains:
- a CDS encoding patatin-like phospholipase family protein; this translates as MDRSPLLVDLALQGGGSHGAFTWGVLDRLLEESWLQIDGISGTSAGAMNAAVLADGYAAGGSEGARAALDRYWRAVADAARFSPFQRGPLDRMMGRWTLDNSPLFVGMDLMSRLFSPYDLNPGNINPLKKILDENIDFERLKGSPIRLFITATNVRTGRGRVFRNAEISADVLLASACLPTMFQAIEIDGEAYWDGGYSGNPTMTPLVRELSSDDTILIPINPVERPGTPRSAAEIMNRLNEVSFNSVLLKELRMIALLRKVADPGNSEGAEWAKMRIHMVPNRLMANLGYSSKLNAEWDFLSMLKAEGRKAGDEFLERFGDRLGIESTVDLDVLLEGV
- a CDS encoding GntP family permease; the protein is MGLIGILVGLSILIYLAFRGSSILILAPIAGLIAAAFSGEPLLASWTQTFMRNAADFVAQFFPLFLLGALFGKLMEDSGSVTSIANFMTVKLGAQRAILAVVLAGAIVTYGGVSLFVAFFVLAPMGVALFRSAGVPRRLTPAAIALGTSTFTMSAMPGTPSIQNAIPMPFFGTTPFAAPGLGIIASLIMLAFGMWWLKRRETAARALGEGFGAFTAPADESAEEAADDPIVRERATTAGPFDPAEIHRSEAAQKNPPILLAALPIVVVIVVNLLMSFAILPRMDTSFLAKPEWGGIGLSAVGGVWSVIVALAAAIVTVIAINFRSVPELRATMTAGANASVLPILSVASLVGFGAIVAALPAFADVRNWVLGIGGGPLVSLAVATNILAALTGSASGGLTIALDALGPTYMKIAHEIGMDPALMHRVAVIGSGTLDSLPHNGAVVTLLSVCGVTHKEGYLDIVMAAVVGALIALAAVIVLGSLVGSF
- the gltS gene encoding sodium/glutamate symporter, with amino-acid sequence MPATFQVSGFITFTLAIVVYFIGAGLNGVIAPLRRWNIPEAVTGGILAALATLFAYRALGLAISFDLAARDMLLLYFFTGIGLNARLSDLATGGRPLLILLLLTVVYLAVQNVVAVGSAAALGLPKGIAPLLGSVSLIGGHGTTIAWAPLISERFGLPNALEVGIASATLGLVIASLVGGPVAGILINRFKLSSEELLPPMVGLPDNDVGPEAGKVTYRNILSALLVLNVVILIAYSLEGVVEMTGIKLPLFVVCLLVAIVLTNTLPHAMPRMAWPARTSALALISDLSLKIFLAMSLMSMQLWTLGGLGPALALVLGLQTLVAVAFILFVVFPAMGRNYQAAVLSAGFTGISLGATPTAIANMTAVTRTHGPAPLAFIILPLVSAFFIDIANALAIGFMIR
- a CDS encoding DUF1254 domain-containing protein, producing MLLPAAFTLVLAAIAHIVSILAMPALAERNAYARLSERTDANVLVLLPDPTPRETALPMMDPAFISAVCLYDLSEGALKVRVPATADYTSVSFYTAEGLAFYALSDQAAGKVIELDLMTASQKAALPEDEEITAADRLVIESPALEGIVAVRAFVRERGMRELVRKQLEAASCSVGG
- a CDS encoding DUF1214 domain-containing protein — its product is MRLLPLAFTLLVATMLGLGVTWFSVTHSRGLDVVRSGAWEGWPRAGTVKADPYARAAFARSGELPLELADGLLFLATTDDGGAPLDGRCETRIVGMLPQARLWTLTVMDQDGQLIANDAGRYGFTSAETVYRDDGAIDIRLSPRARPGNWLPTGARPRLKVALRLYDAPFSFTSGAADAGGLPRISREACL
- a CDS encoding acyl-CoA thioesterase, with protein sequence MSARARPPLPRLEDFPVKAVDTIRYGDTDKLGHVNNAVFSTFLETGRTRVLLDAGRPIAPAGAGFVIARLVLDYIAEMHWPGQVEIGTGVTAIGRSSVTMRQALFQNGACTATAETVIVLFDMAHRRPLPLPEASRALLGELLPRTGS